From one Ooceraea biroi isolate clonal line C1 chromosome 7, Obir_v5.4, whole genome shotgun sequence genomic stretch:
- the LOC105279889 gene encoding unconventional myosin-IXb, which produces MATLGLSKVFILDKYFTELQKFWETEKKLQDASSSNEAVHLQQRLRSLSTELVTLRNRLHVSQPANASGPASATSGPLSKSSEKGGAPASPAPAVPPRTTLPPGGAVSHGIGHPAGHTLTASAIVHPHVNHAGANALNHNSTATNNLISGSELDPSKQRHNGVSDDGIVSCVTALGCLRSPPISSIIADVKNARSNQSQHRCLPKVTAPSAGPATSTAFDDLIHLPGPLTEDAVLKCLQARFCAKQYHTNVGPILVCVNPYTDVGNPLTLTSTRSVPLAPQLNKVVQEAVRQQSETGYPQAIILSGTSGSGKTYASMLLLRQLFDVAGGGPETDAFKHLAAAFTVLRSLGSAKTATNSESSRIGHFIEVQVTDGALYRTKIHCYFLDQTRVIRPLSDEKNYHIFYQMLAGLSHDERVKLSLEGYNLKNLRYLQHGDTRQDEAEDAVRFQAWKACLGVLGIPFLDVVRVLAAVLILGNVGFTDGPGVEVGVLGENELSSVATLLGVPPPALLRGLTSRTHNARGQLVKSVCDANMSNMTRDSLAKALYCRTVATIVRRANSLKRLGSTLGTLSSDSNESVHNQAEVTSQHASTIGSSAGGTGSRSMTALNNAVRHATDGFIGILDMFGFEDPKPSQLEHLCINLCAETMQHFYNTHIFKSSIESCRDEGIRCDVEVDYVDNVPCIDLISSLRTGLLSMLDVEGSIHGTAESYVSKVKVQHKQNPRLFEPRTVDCRSFGIQHFAGRVTYDASDFLDTNKDVVPDDLVAVFYKHTCSFGFATHLFGSELKALYASDTVPRGVSFRISPTSHTDLLNGDEPISTLTQDFHTRLDNLLRTLVHARPHFVRCIRSNSTETPMHLDRGVTMRQIRSLQVLETVNLMAGGYPHRMRFKAFNARYRLIAPFKQLRRAEEQAVEDTKLILQNAQQLKSKFGASTSWALGKRHIFLSEGIRQQLENLRAETRRRAATVIQARWRGWRVRKRWSLRRTTLGVTSGIGQKKSQQPPTRANTGTVQRNVTAGTGTGTGTRPRPQPIAGTPPPDPSEKCADQKMIQQTCTLFGLDLERPPPVPPSRSYTVTGNTKLGYPQTRIMKMPFPEEGEGEVVLLKGETVLVVGASPRRGHLLVEHNNTTLHVPYQFMELKPCNINV; this is translated from the exons ATGGCTACCCTCGGCCTCTCCAAAGTCTTCATATTGGACAAATATTTTACGGAACTGCAAAAGTTCTGGGAGACCGAAAAAAAGCTGCAAG ATGCTTCCTCATCGAACGAAGCGGTGCACCTACAGCAGCGCCTGCGGAGTCTGAGCACGGAATTGGTGACCCTGAGGAACCGGCTGCACGTAAGCCAACCGGCGAACGCGTCAGGGCCGGCGAGCGCCACTTCCGGGCCCCTATCGAAGAGTTCGGAAAAAGGTGGTGCGCCCGCATCACCCGCACCGGCGGTACCGCCAAGAACAACCCTGCCCCCCGGTGGTGCGGTATCTCATGGGATCGGTCACCCTGCAGGTCACACATTGACAGCTTCCGCGATTGTCCATCCACATGTCAATCACGCAGGCGCAAACGCGCTCAACCATAACTCAACTGCaacgaataatttaatatctg GTTCAGAGCTGGATCCATCAAAGCAGCGGCACAACGGGGTGTCCGATGACGGGATAGTATCTTGCGTGACAGCGTTAGGGTGCCTTCGGTCGCCACCCATCTCCAGCATCATCGCCGACGTGAAGAATGCGAGGAGTAACCAGAGCCAGCATCGATGCCTCCCAAAAGTCACCGCGCCTTCAGCCGGCCCTGCAACCTCCACGGCCTTCGACGACCTCATTCATCTACCCGGACCTCTCACAGAAGACGCAGTGCTTAAGTGCCTTCAAGCTCGCTTCTGCGCCAAGCAGTATCAT acaaacgTAGGTCCGATATTGGTCTGCGTGAACCCTTATACGGATGTCGGGAATCCGTTAACCTTAACGAGCACCAGGTCGGTACCATTAGCACCTCAGCTAAACAAGGTCGTGCAGGAAGCCGTGCGACAGCAATCGGAGACCGGCTATCCTCAGGCAATTATCCTTTCCG GGACAAGCGGTTCTGGAAAAACGTACGCCTCAATGCTGTTACTCAGGCAACTCTTCGACGTGGCCGGCGGCGGACCGGAAACGGACGCTTTCAAACACCTAGCGGCAGCTTTCACGGTCCTTAGATCCTTGGGCTCAGCGAAAACCGCCACAAACTCGGAGAGCTCAAGGATA GGTCATTTCATTGAGGTTCAGGTGACGGATGGTGCTTTGTACAGGACAAAAATTCATTGTTACTTCTTAGACCAAACGAGGGTGATTAGACCGTTGTCAGACGAAAAGAACTATCACATCTTTTATCAGATGCTAGCTGGGCTGTCTCACGATGAGAGAG TCAAGCTAAGTTTGGAGGGATACAATCTCAAAAATTTGAGGTATCTTCAACATGGAGACACGCGGCAGGACGAAGCTGAGGACGCCGTTCGATTTCAAGCGTGGAAAGCTTGTTTAG GTGTCCTGGGTATTCCGTTTCTGGATGTCGTAAGGGTGCTAGCAGCGGTGCTCATCCTCGGAAACGTTGGTTTCACAGACGGTCCAGGCGTAGAAGTGGGCGTGCTCGGTGAGAACGAGTTATCCTCCGTAGCTACACTCTTGGGAGTTCCGCCGCCAGCCTTGTTACGTGGACTCACCTCGAGGACTCACAACGCGCGCGGCCAGCTCGTTAAATCCGTCTGCGACGCCAACATG TCTAACATGACCAGGGATTCACTGGCAAAAGCACTCTATTGCCGCACTGTAGCCACGATAGTAAGACGCGCTAACAGCTTAAAGAGACTCGGTTCGACTCTCGGCACTCTCTCATCGGATTCCAACGAGTCCGTTCATAATCAAGCAGAAGTTACTAGCCAACATGCTTCTACTATTGGCAGTTCAGCAG GAGGAACAGGATCCCGAAGCATGACTGCCCTGAATAACGCTGTGCGACACGCCACAGACGGTTTCATCGGCATCCTGGACATGTTCGGGTTCGAGGACCCTAAGCCGAGTCAGCTGGAGCACCTCTGCATCAACCTTTGCGCAGAGACCATGCAACACTTCTACAACACTCACATATTCAAAAGCTCCATCGAGAGTTGCCGCGACGAAGGTATTCGATGCGATGTCGAAGTTGACTACGTTGACAACGTGCCATGCATTGATCTCATTTCTTCTCTG CGTACCGGATTGTTGAGTATGTTAGATGTAGAAGGTTCTATACACGGAACCGCAGAAAGTTACGTTTCAAAAGTGAAGGTACAGCATAAGCAGAATCCTCGACTATTCGAGCCAAGGACCGTTGATTGCAGATCCTTCGGTATTCAACACTTCGCAGGAAGAGTCACTTATGATGCTTCAGACTTCTTAG ACACAAACAAGGATGTTGTTCCCGACGACTTGGTGGCGGTCTTCTACAAGCATACGTGCAGTTTCGGCTTCGCCACGCATCTGTTCGGTAGCGAGCTGAAAGCGTTATACGCGAGTGATACCGTGCCGAGGGGCGTCAGTTTCCGGATTTCGCCCACGTCTCACACCGATCT TTTGAACGGAGACGAGCCGATCTCGACGTTGACGCAGGACTTTCATACAAGATTAGATAATCTCCTGAGGACCTTGGTCCACGCTAGACCGCACTTCGTTAGATGCATCCGAAGCAACAGCACCGAGACGCCGATGCACCTCGACAGGGGAGTTACGATGCGCCAGATACGCTCGCTACAAGTCCTGGAGACAGTGAATCTTATGGCGGGAG GATACCCGCACAGGATGAGATTTAAAGCGTTCAACGCGAGGTACAGGCTGATCGCGCCGTTTAAGCAACTGCGTCGCGCCGAGGAGCAAGCTGTCGAGGACACGAAATTGATTTTGCAGAACGCGCAGCAGCTGAAGAGTAAATTCGGCGCCAGCACTAGCTGGGCTCTCGGAAAGCGGCACATTTTTCTCAGTGAAGGTATCAGGCAGCAGCTCGAAAATCTACGAGCGGAAACACGGAGAAGAGCCGCCACCGTAATACAG GCTAGATGGAGAGGATGGCGAGTGCGGAAAAGGTGGTCCCTGAGAAGAACAACCTTAGGAGTGACATCCGGCATTGGTCAGAAGAAATCTCAACAACCACCTACTAGAGCCAATACCGGAACTGTTCAGAGGAATGTCACTGCTGGCACAGGAACTGGAACTGGCACGCGTCCAAGACCGCAACCAATCGCCGGCACGCCACCTCCCGATCCTTCCGAAAAATGCGCCGATCAGAAGATGATCCAACAAACTTGCACGCTTTTTGGACTAGATCTG GAGCGACCGCCACCTGTCCCTCCCAGCAGATCATACACCGTGACCGGAAACACGAAACTTGGTTATCCGCAAACCAGGATTATGAAAATGCCTTTCCCAG aagAGGGCGAAGGCGAAGTGGTGCTATTAAAAGGAGAGACAGTTTTAGTCGTAGGTGCGTCACCTAGACGAGGCCATCTTCTCGTAGAACATAACAATACTACGTTACATGTGCCGTATCAGTTCATGGAGTTGAAACcttgtaatattaatgtctAA